In Flavobacterium sp. GSB-24, the genomic window TAAATAATAGGCATAACGGTGAACAGGCTCTGTATCTACAATTACGCCATCCATGTCGAAAATTACTGTTTTAATCATTTTTTTAGATTCTGAGGTTCTGAGGGACTAAGGTTCTAAGGCTTTTTTTTACTGAAAACTGCGACTGAGACTGATTACTTTTTCAGAAGATGTCTAATTACCGTTTCAGCAGCGTGCAAACCAAATAATCCTGGCATATAACTGTTTGTTCCGTAAAATGACTTTTTAAAGTTTTTTCCGTCGGTTAATTTTAAACTTTTTTCGTCTTGAATTTCAGAAGAGAAAACCACTTTTAATTTATTGATTTTTGCTTCTTTCAAACGCTTACGAATTGTTTTAGAAAAGTAGCAGTTTATTGTTTTAGAAATATCGGTTACTTTTACTTTAGAAGCCAGCATTTTACCGCCAGCACCCATACTGCTTATTATTTTTACTCTTTTTCTTTTCGCAGCAATAATCAAATTCAATTTTGGAGTAATACTGTCAATACAATCTAAAACATAATCAAATTCTGGAGAAACAATTTCAAAAGCACGTTCTGGAGAAAGAAATTCCTGTACACGCGTCAAATTTAATTCTGGGTTTATATCCATCAATCGATCCCCTACAATTTTAATTTTTGGCTGACCAACTGTAGAATGTAACGCTGGTAACTGACGATTTATATTGGTAATATCCACAACATCTCCATCTACAATTGTCATATTTCCTACTCCCGCTCTTGCTAAAAACTCAGCTGCAAAAGATCCAACTCCTCCTAATCCGACTATTAATACATTTGAATTCTGTAAATTACTTAATCCTTCTTTTGTAAATAAAAGCTCAGCTCTTTCTGTCCATTCTGCCATATACTCTATTATTGTTTTTGTTTGTTTATTTATTTTGTTTCAAGTTTCAGGTTTCAAATCTGTCAGGCTGAGCGAAGTCGAAGCCCGATTTCTTATTGTTATAGACTTAAACTTTACTCAGTGTGAAAAATCACATTCAACTTTTCACATTCAATTTCTCACATTTAACTTCTAACATTTAACTTCTAACATTTAACTTCTCACATTTAACTTCTCACATCTCACTATTCCCTATCCAAAGACACTTTTACAATTACTTGAAATAATACTTTTTAATTCTTTTAATTCTAGTTTTTTATATTCTGATGCTAATTGATAAACTTGCTGAATTGTTTCTTCCATTGTATCGGTTTCTAAAAAGAATCGGTCGTTTGGAACATTTTGAAAAACAGTTTTTAAATCTGGGTTTTTCAATAAATATTTTCCAAAAGAAAGATAAAATCCTGCCGTAATTAATTGTTCGGCAACCTGTTTGTTTTTCGAAAATCCGTGAATAATCATCGGAACTGTAATTTTTAATCTTTTCCTAATTTCAATTACTTCTTGAAAAGCTGCGACACAATGTATTACAACTGGTTTTTTGAATTTTTCTGCTAATGCTAATTGTTGTTCAAAAACTAAAATTTGTAACTCTAGCGGAATATCAATTCTTTTATCTAAACCGCACTCTCCTATTGCCAGACAATTTTCGGTTTGCAATTTTTCTTCTATAATTTTCAAATCGGCATCAATGCGATTTTCTTCAATATACCACGGATGAATTCCGATCGAATAAAATGCAATCGAAGCATCAAATTCTTTCGGATATTGGTTAACCAATTCTAAAACATCTGCCTGATTGGTAAATTGATGGGTATGAAAATTAAAATATTCCATTAATGAAAGGTTTTAACACCCGCTTTAATTTCAATTTTCAAATCATTTT contains:
- a CDS encoding tRNA threonylcarbamoyladenosine dehydratase, which translates into the protein MAEWTERAELLFTKEGLSNLQNSNVLIVGLGGVGSFAAEFLARAGVGNMTIVDGDVVDITNINRQLPALHSTVGQPKIKIVGDRLMDINPELNLTRVQEFLSPERAFEIVSPEFDYVLDCIDSITPKLNLIIAAKRKRVKIISSMGAGGKMLASKVKVTDISKTINCYFSKTIRKRLKEAKINKLKVVFSSEIQDEKSLKLTDGKNFKKSFYGTNSYMPGLFGLHAAETVIRHLLKK
- a CDS encoding TatD family hydrolase, whose translation is MEYFNFHTHQFTNQADVLELVNQYPKEFDASIAFYSIGIHPWYIEENRIDADLKIIEEKLQTENCLAIGECGLDKRIDIPLELQILVFEQQLALAEKFKKPVVIHCVAAFQEVIEIRKRLKITVPMIIHGFSKNKQVAEQLITAGFYLSFGKYLLKNPDLKTVFQNVPNDRFFLETDTMEETIQQVYQLASEYKKLELKELKSIISSNCKSVFG